Proteins encoded within one genomic window of Nonomuraea gerenzanensis:
- a CDS encoding N,N-dimethylformamidase beta subunit family domain-containing protein codes for MRKILLALALLAAGCGAAPAARPPAVSPAAVLPSGPASGTNGGPPVADVQESWRITRHGAEHEIEGYADEVSVLAGERFRLHVSTTAPRFSAHAFRMGANPSKVWESARVRGTRQAPARVVNGTVTAAHWAPSLTVDTTGWPEGAYLVRLDASTGAQRYVPITVRSASTAGRVVIVNAVTTWQAYNLWGGRSLYTGPGGYGYRSRAVTFDRPYDGTGARLFLDFEKEALAVAEQSGVPLAYLTNLDLVPGALDGARAVFSLGHDEYWTPGMRAAVTRARDAGANLAFLGANAVYWRIAVRGRQVHCDKERVCELWRESQPESALIGQMYDCFPAEGVYRVSRPGHWIFAGTKGRRFPGMVGVETDRVSRGSPAGVKVLAESPFSCGGRAAVTHSTYYAAPSGAGVFASGTMRWVCALRGRACGHGVTDAAAAFTRRATLNLLTRFAEGPAGEARADGPASRADGRAPHALGDAFVLGGAQGP; via the coding sequence GTGCGCAAGATCCTGCTCGCCCTCGCCCTCCTGGCCGCCGGCTGCGGCGCGGCGCCCGCCGCCCGGCCGCCCGCCGTGTCGCCGGCGGCCGTGCTCCCCAGCGGGCCCGCCAGCGGGACCAACGGCGGGCCGCCCGTCGCCGACGTCCAGGAGTCCTGGCGGATCACCCGGCACGGTGCCGAGCACGAGATCGAGGGCTACGCCGACGAGGTGAGCGTGCTGGCGGGCGAGCGGTTCCGGCTGCACGTCTCCACCACCGCGCCGCGCTTCTCCGCGCACGCCTTCCGCATGGGCGCCAACCCCTCGAAGGTGTGGGAGTCCGCGCGGGTACGCGGGACGCGGCAGGCCCCCGCCCGGGTCGTGAACGGCACGGTGACCGCCGCCCACTGGGCCCCGTCGCTGACCGTGGACACTACCGGCTGGCCCGAGGGCGCCTACCTGGTCAGGCTCGACGCCTCCACGGGCGCCCAGCGCTACGTGCCGATCACCGTGCGCTCGGCCTCCACCGCCGGCCGCGTGGTGATCGTGAACGCGGTCACCACCTGGCAGGCGTACAACCTGTGGGGCGGCCGCAGCCTCTACACCGGCCCCGGCGGCTACGGCTACCGCTCGCGCGCCGTCACCTTCGACCGCCCCTACGACGGCACCGGCGCCCGGCTCTTCCTCGACTTCGAGAAGGAGGCGCTGGCCGTGGCCGAGCAGAGCGGGGTGCCGCTGGCGTACCTGACGAACCTGGACCTCGTGCCGGGCGCGCTGGACGGCGCCCGCGCGGTGTTCTCGCTCGGGCACGACGAGTACTGGACGCCCGGCATGCGCGCGGCCGTCACCCGGGCCAGGGACGCCGGCGCGAACCTGGCCTTCCTCGGCGCCAACGCCGTCTACTGGCGGATCGCCGTGCGCGGCAGGCAGGTGCACTGCGACAAGGAGCGGGTGTGCGAGCTGTGGCGCGAGTCGCAGCCGGAGAGCGCGTTGATCGGGCAGATGTACGACTGCTTCCCCGCCGAGGGCGTCTACCGGGTGAGCAGGCCGGGGCACTGGATCTTCGCGGGGACGAAAGGGCGGCGCTTTCCCGGGATGGTGGGCGTGGAGACCGACCGGGTGTCGCGGGGGTCGCCGGCCGGGGTGAAGGTGCTGGCCGAGTCGCCGTTCTCGTGCGGCGGGCGGGCCGCTGTCACGCACAGCACGTACTACGCCGCGCCCAGCGGGGCCGGGGTGTTCGCCTCCGGGACCATGCGGTGGGTGTGCGCGCTGCGCGGCCGGGCGTGCGGGCACGGCGTCACCGACGCAGCCGCCGCCTTCACCCGCCGCGCCACGCTCAACCTCCTCACCCGCTTCGCCGAAGGCCCCGCAGGCGAAGCGCGCGCCGACGGCCCAGCGTCGCGCGCTGACGGCCGGGCGCCTCACGCCCTCGGGGACGCCTTCGTCCTCGGCGGCGCCCAGGGGCCGTGA
- the glpK gene encoding glycerol kinase GlpK, which yields MNVLAIDAGTTGVTALVVTENGQIIAKGYEEFAQHFPEPGWVEHNPEDIWQATLAACATALRTAPEPPSCVGITNQRETAVLWDRRTLAAPRRAIVWQDRRTAALCGRLREAGHEPRVSELTGLRLDPYFTATKLTWLAENDPRVWQGVESGDIAIGTVDSYLIARLTAGARHVTDPSNASRTLLYGLASGAWEPELCELFGVPQEALPEIVPNYGPIGRTDPAAFLGLDVPISGVAGDQQAALFGQTCFDVGDVKCTYGTGSFVLTNLGGEIVRSESGLLTTVAWQTPSGERTFALEGSIFVTGAAVQWLRDGLGVIGTAPESEAVARTVPDSGGVVFVPALTGLGAPHWDPRARGLITGITRGTTRAHLVRATLEAIAFEVRDVVESMTGGSGAVLKADGGASANDLLMQLQADQLGAVVERPAIQETTALGAAFLAGLGAGVWGSQGELRKTWHLDRRFEPGERDDAAYERWRAAVRLATGG from the coding sequence ATGAATGTGCTGGCCATCGATGCTGGGACAACTGGGGTAACGGCGCTGGTTGTCACAGAAAACGGGCAGATCATCGCCAAGGGCTACGAAGAATTCGCGCAGCATTTTCCCGAGCCCGGCTGGGTCGAGCACAACCCCGAGGACATCTGGCAGGCCACCCTCGCGGCCTGCGCCACCGCGCTGCGGACGGCGCCGGAACCGCCCTCCTGCGTGGGCATCACGAACCAGCGCGAGACCGCCGTGCTGTGGGATCGCCGCACGCTGGCGGCGCCGCGCCGGGCCATCGTCTGGCAGGACCGCCGCACGGCCGCGCTGTGCGGGCGGCTGCGCGAGGCGGGGCACGAGCCGCGCGTCTCCGAGCTGACCGGGCTGCGCCTCGACCCCTATTTCACCGCCACGAAGCTGACCTGGCTGGCCGAGAACGATCCCCGGGTCTGGCAAGGCGTCGAGTCCGGAGATATAGCGATAGGGACGGTGGATTCCTACCTCATCGCCAGGCTGACGGCGGGAGCGCGGCACGTCACCGACCCGTCCAACGCCTCGCGCACGCTCCTGTACGGGCTGGCGTCCGGCGCCTGGGAGCCCGAGTTGTGCGAGTTGTTCGGGGTGCCGCAGGAGGCGCTGCCGGAGATCGTGCCGAACTACGGGCCGATCGGACGTACGGACCCCGCGGCCTTCCTCGGCCTGGACGTGCCGATCAGCGGCGTGGCGGGCGACCAGCAGGCGGCCTTGTTCGGGCAGACCTGCTTCGACGTGGGGGACGTCAAGTGCACCTACGGCACGGGCTCGTTCGTGCTGACCAACCTCGGCGGGGAGATCGTGCGCTCGGAGTCCGGGCTGCTGACCACGGTGGCCTGGCAGACGCCGTCGGGTGAGCGCACGTTCGCGCTGGAGGGGTCGATCTTCGTGACGGGGGCGGCGGTGCAGTGGCTGCGCGACGGGCTCGGCGTGATCGGGACGGCGCCGGAGTCCGAGGCGGTGGCGCGCACGGTGCCCGACAGCGGCGGGGTGGTGTTCGTGCCCGCGCTGACCGGGCTGGGGGCGCCGCACTGGGATCCGCGGGCGCGCGGGCTGATCACCGGCATCACGCGCGGCACGACGCGGGCGCACCTGGTCAGGGCCACACTGGAGGCGATCGCGTTCGAGGTGCGGGACGTCGTCGAGTCGATGACCGGTGGATCAGGGGCGGTGCTCAAGGCCGACGGCGGGGCCAGCGCGAACGACCTGCTCATGCAGCTCCAGGCCGATCAGCTCGGGGCGGTGGTGGAGCGGCCGGCGATCCAGGAGACGACGGCGCTGGGGGCGGCGTTCCTGGCCGGGCTGGGGGCCGGGGTGTGGGGGTCGCAGGGTGAGCTGCGCAAGACCTGGCACCTGGACCGGCGCTTCGAGCCGGGCGAGCGGGACGACGCCGCCTACGAGCGCTGGCGCGCGGCCGTCCGGCTCGCCACGGGCGGGTGA